The genomic DNA GCCGATTATAATTTTAACTGTAGTTTTGGCGAAGGAACCACAAATCCGCAGCCTACCATTTCGCGTGAACAACAACACGAAATTGTTGCTCAATTATTGATACCTTACTTAAATTATATGTTGAAAGGTGATGCTAGTGCCGAACAAATATATTATCAACGTTTAAACAGCATGAACACCATTGTTTTTCAGCGTAATTGCTTAATGAATTATGATGTAGCATTGCGTGGTTTTGTTTCTCCAAGTAATAGTTGTGGTTTAAATGCTAATCAGACGGTTAGTGTTATTGTAAAAAACAATGGTATTAATCCTGTTAGCAATGTGCCTCTGTCTTTAGTATTCAACAATCAGACACCTATTCAGGAAATATATACAGGAACGATTAACCCCAACGATTCTATAATTTATACATTTACGCAAACCGTAAATGCAGGTCAACCAGGTGCAACTTATCAATTTGTGGTTTATAGTAGTTATACCAACGATGAATATATTTATAATGATACCGTTAGTGTTAGTTATACCAATACAACGGTTGCTTTACCCATTAGTGTTGATTTTACGGGTTACGATGGGACTAATTTAGCAACCGTATTTCCGGGGTGGAAAGAAGCTCAAGGAATTGTTCCAACAGGCAATACATCTGCTTGGGTTTCGCGAACCGGTATAGGGGGTACAACCAATGTTACTGCTAAAGTCAATTTTTATAGCTCACCTATTCGAGAATGGATTTTAGGTCCCGGATTTTTATGTGGACCATATACCAAGCTCTCTTTTGATGTTGCTGTTACTGCTTACAATAGCAATAATGCTTATGTTAATGGAATGGGAACCAACGATAGTTTAAAAATATTATATTCAACCGATTGTGGTGCAACATGGAAAAGACTTACTGCTTATGGGAAAAATGCTAATTTTACTAACGCTTTACAAACCATAGAAATTAATTTATCGTCGTTTAATGGGCAAGGTATTGCTATAGCTTTTGAAGCATTTCGCGAAACTACGGTAAGCAACGATTATGATTTACATCTCGATAATATTTTGATTAAAAATTATGCACCTTACGATTTGGTTGCAGAAAGTTTCGTTAGTCCTATCGAACAAAATTGCTTCGGCACCGAGTCTGTTGAAGTAACCATTAAAAACAACGGATTAAATGCTATTGATTTTAGCGTAAATCCAGTTACTATCGATGTTCAAGTTACAGGCGTTGTAAATCAAATGTTAACTTATCAATTAACTTCTGGTAACCTTGCAAGTCAGGCAAGCATGAACCAGATGATTGGAACAATAGATATGTCGCAAAATGGTAATTATACATTTACACAACGTATTTATTTTACTTTAGACGACGATACTACTAATAATGACTTATCGCATACGGTTACTGTTTCGAATCCTGAACTTAGCATACAAGGTAATACCCAGATTTGTAGTGGGCAATCGACTACCTTAACTGCTCAAGCAAATGTTACGGGAATGGTGTCATTAATTAGTTCAAACTCGACTTCAGTAAGTATTCCCGACAATAATAGCACAGGAATAACTTCTAATATTACGGTTTCAAACATAAGTTCATCTTTAATGGCTGCCAATGTATTAAAAAAAGTAATTATAGATTCGTTAACACATACGTATGTAGGCGATTTGAAAATAGATTTAATAGCACCCGATAATAGTACAATTAATTTAGTCAACCAAAGAGGTAGTAGCGGTGATAATTTTATTGGTACCATATTCGATCCTACAGCCACAACTCCAATTTCATCGATTACTAGTGCAAATGCTCCTTTTACAGGAAGCTATAGACCCGAAAATAATTTTAATATGTTAACCGGACCAGCTTTGGGCACATGGAAGTTAAAAGTTAGTGATTTAGCTTCAAGTGATGTGGGTGTTTTACATAAATGGACACTTGTGCTCGAGGTTAACAATTATATTGTAAGTTATAGTTGGAGCAATGGACAAACAACACCCGATATTACAGTAAGTCCATCGCAGAATACTACCTATACATTAACTATTACCGATGCTAAAGGATGTACAAAAACCGATAGCCTATCAGTTAACGTAGGTCAAACGAGTAATATGCTTAATTTAGGTCAAGATATTGTTGTTTGCGAAGGACAAATAGTTACATTAGATGCCGGTAATGGTTTTAGTTCGTATTTATGGAATACAGGAGCAACAACACCTACTATTCAGGTTACAACAAGTGGTACCTATTCGGTACAAGTTAGCGATGCCTGCGGAACTCAGGACGATACCGTAGTAGTAACCATCAATCCTAAACCAATTGTAAATTTAGGACCTGATGTAAATATCTGTTTAGGGAATTCTGCTACTCTAACAGCTCCTGCTAATTTAACCTATAACTGGTCAACTGGAGAAAACACACAAGCGATAACGGTTACACCAGCAGCCTCTGGTACTTATACCTATATGGTTATGGTAAGTGATGCTAATAGTTGTGTAAATTCAGATACTATTGATGTTCATGTGTTTGATTTACCAACAGTAGAATTAGGCGCTGATACCAGTATATGTCATACCGATCAATTAACCTTATCGGCTGGCAATTTTGCACAATATAGCTGGTCTAATGGCAGTACATCGTCAACACTTACTGTTGATGCTAATCAGTTACAAAATGGTGCTTATACATACGCTGTAACAGTAACCGATAATTTAGGTTGTACCGCTACCGATCAAATAACGATAACCATCGTTACATGTAATGAAATAAATGATTTCGGTACGAATCAGATTATGTTATATCCCAACCCGGCTACTGTAGAAGTATTTTTTGATGGCTTAACTTTGCATTCTACCATTATCATTATGAGCGAAGATGGAAAAGTAGTATATCAAAACAACAACATAGAAACCACTGCTCTTAAAATTGATATTTCGCAGTGGTCATCAGGGATATATTTCGTAAAAAGCATCAATGAACCAATGCAGACATATACGTTCATTAAACGTTGATAATTTTAGGATTATCAATTTTAAAGGAGGCTGGAATTTCCAGCCTCTTTTGTTTTACCCAGATTACGCATTAGCAATGCGTAAACGATAAAGTGCTTGTAATCAATTCAAAAGTATTTGAATTGAAACAATCACTAAATCGGGGTTATCCCAAATAAATCAAGTAGTTTGGCTCATACTTCACCTCCTATTGATTAATTTCCTCTAAAAATATTACTATAAGACCTTTGCAAAACTTCTTTTTTGGTCGAGTCCAACCTTTTTGTCGTCATTCTGAGCTTGTCGAATTTCCCGTCATTCTGAGCTTGTTGAAGAATAAACCCATTGCTCATTTAGTTTTGCGTATGGTTATACCTCGACAGGCTCGGTATGACGGTGGGTGTAGAGTTTGTTCTTCTAAAAATATTATTATTTTTTTAGCCTGATTAATTTTGTTTATCTATCCTACTTGGGTTTAATAATAATTTGCTAACGTTTTATTAACAATTATTTAAAAACTATACATCACATTTGAAAAAAAATGTAATGTCTAAAATAGTTATTTTATTTACTCTAATATCGACCTTGGTTTCTGCTCAGGATACGATTAAATTGAAAGAAGTTGTAGTTAGTGCTACACGCTATGAAAAAAGCTTAAATCAAACTTCTGATTACATTAAGTTAATATCTAAAAGAGATATAGAAAAATTAACTTTGGTATCGCCCGGTGAGCTTTTAAATAATACAGCTGGTATCAATGCAGAAAATGGAACGGGTAAGGGTTATCCTAAACGTAGTACCATTAATATGAATGGATTTCCGGCAAACTATAATCTAAGTATGCTCAATGGTGTTAAAATATTAACAGAACATATCCATACTGGTCAAAACATTGATTACATACCCATAGAAATGATAGATAGAATAGAGATTATCGAAGGTGCTGCTTCTGCTCAATATGGCTCCGACGCTATGGGAGGAGTTATTAATATCATAACTAAAAAGCCGTCTGATAAACCAAATGGACAAATTACAACATGGGGCGGTAATAATGATAATTATCTTGTTAGTAATTATATCAATACAAAGGTTAATAAGTTTGGTATTTCATCGTGCATGGGGTGGGAAAAATCAAATGGAATAGATATAACAAAACCTACCAACAGAAAAAATTTTATGGGTTATTCGCGTCAATACATACTTAATAATTTAATGTATAATCTTTCAAATACATTTACAATACATTCGATGCTCAATATTTTTAACAACCGTATGGAATGGAATGATGGTGTAGATAAATATGCACATTTATATATGCCCAGTATAGGATATAGTTTACGTTTAAAAAAACTTGACCAAAAGTTTAATGTTAATTATTCGCACTGGGAAGCACAGTTGTCGTCTGAACTAAATCAATTGATACAACCCGAATTAAATAATAAGCTAATTATAAACGACCAACATGCTTTATTTTTTGGGGGTGATTTTAGATATATCATATTTCAACGCGAAAAAGTAACGAAAAATCATCAACAAATGGTTGGAGCTTATATAACCAGTGATTCAAAATATGGAAAAGCATGGTATTCTACCTTATCGGTTAGAATGGATTATCCCGAAGAATATAAAGCGGTATTTTCGCCCAAATGGTCGTTAATGTATCGTCCCGATTCATCTTTCTTTGCCATAAAAACATCGATTGGGCGTGGTTTTCGTTATCCAACCGTACAAGATAAATATGAGTTAGCATTTGGACATAGCGGTAGTGCCCTGCGTTTTGGGAATCCTGACTTAAAACCCGAATATAGTACCACATTGACTTTGGCCGGTGAGTTTATTCCTATTAAATACTTGAGTATTCAAGGCAAATATTACTACAATATGATACAAGATATGATTATACCTGTTTTACAAGGCAAATGGGATGTAGATACAACCAAATATGTATGGATGCGACAGAATATACAAAATACCGTCATTCATGGATACGAAATAAGTGGCATCTTTACGTTTAATAACGTTTCGTTTCAATTAGGATACAGCAATTCTATCTATTCTTTCAATCAAAATATACGTCAGTTGGCTTATATTCCCGGAAGCTCATTGAATTCAAAAATTACATTCGAACAAAAAATAAATGACCATTTAGTGGTTAATATAAATTTCTTGTACAAGCAAGTATGGGGTCGTAAGGCATGGAACTGGAAACCAGCAGCAGGAAGCTCATTCGACGACGCAAGCGGGTTACTTACCGAATTAAAAGATTATCAATTATTATCGGGTGGTGTTCGATTAAAATACAAACAAACCGTAGGCATTTTCTTAAACGTAGATAATATGTTGAAACAAGAACTCGAATTATTAGATGATGCACTTATGATTATTGAACCTAAAATATATTATAAAGCCGGTTTAAATTTTTATTTTTAACCCCAATATCGTAATTTTACAAGAAATTTAAAGCTTTCATGACACTTTTTAAATCTTCGTTACGATTATTAGCTGTAATTGTTGTTTTGTTTATTGCTTATTTTATTGGGGTAATATTGCTTAATACGCTTAACGATTACAAGCCCCAAAATCGTTATACCCGAATAACTGACAACGATGTTATGGAGAAAGATACGTTACATTTGCTTTCGTGGAACATTGGTTATGCCGGTATGGGCAAAGAAATGGATTTTTTTTACGATGGTGGTACTATGGTGCGTCCTTCGTATGATTATTACAAACAATGTTTCGATTCTATTTTACATTTTTTAGCTTCTATGGACCAGAAAAATGATATATACCTATTACAGGAAGTTGATTTCGATTCCAAACGTTCTTATTACATAAATCAAAAACAACAGATTGCCCAAGTTCTTCAAAGTAAACAATATGCCGATTCGCTCATCAATTATCAGGTTTCGTTTGTTGCTTTTCCGTTGCATAATCCTATGGGAAAAGTATCGGCCGGTTTGGTAACTTTTTCAAAAACAAAACCAGTATGGTCCTTGAAGGTGTATTTGGGCGAAACCTATTCATGGCCTAAACAAGTATTTTTTCTCGATCGCGGTATATTGATTCATGCTTTTAAAACCCGAAAAGGGAAATACTTGTTTGTTGTAAACGTTCATCTATCGGCATTTGACGATGCCGTCGAAGCAAGGTCAAAGGAGTTAAGCATGTTGCAAACACTTGTCTCCGCTATTCTAAAAAATAATCATTACTTAATGGTTGCCGGCGATTGGAACATCAATCCACCTCAATTTCACTTCTCTAATAAGGTTAAATTTAAATACTTTTATACCGAACCCAATACTTATGAATTTAAAAATGCAACTTTTTATTCTGATACCTTAGTGCCAACTAATAGAAAAGCCAATATGCCTTATATTAAACACAAAACACCTGTTACAACGTTAGATTATATTTTATGTTCAAATAATTTAGATATCATAAACTATAAAGTAATTGATTTAGATTTTAAGTTTTCTGACCATAATCCTATTGCCTTTTCGGTAGTGCTTAAGTAGATGTATCAGTATATAACAAGATCATTATTGTTAATAATATTTTAATCTTAAGAGATTAAAATAAATTATCAGATTAATAGGCATATAAAATATAGAAAATTTAAAAGAATATTATTAATTAGTTTTGAGAATTGTCTAAAAGTAATATATTTGTGTCGATAATTTAAATATTTAATTATTAATTTTAACTATATGAAAATTAGATTATTATATTTTTCATTGTGTTATATTTTTTTTATTTCACAATTGTTTTCACAAGTTTCAATAAATACTTCAGGAAATAATCCTAATTCTTCATCAATGCTCGATGTAAGTAGTACTCAGCATGGAATGTTAATACCACGTATGACTACTAGCCAAAGGAATGCAATAAAAACACCTGCTTCTGGTTTAATTATCTACAATACTGATAATAATATGTTGAACATATACACAAATAATGGATGGTATGTTTTAGAAAGTATTTCAGTAGGAAGTTCAACAGGAACACTCTCATTGGGTGGTGGAGTAGCTATTAATGAAGATGGTTCTAGTCCAAGTAATTCTGCAATCTTAGATGTTAAATCAACAACAAGAGGAGTTTTATTACCAAGAACAACTACTGGTTCAATTTCAACTCCTGCGCAGGGTTTAATAATATATAATACTTCAACCAATAAATTAAATTATTATAATGGCTCTTCTTGGATTAGTCCATGTCAAAGTTTTATTACTAATACAACTGGAACAGGGTCATTATCACAAATAGGACTTTCTATAAGTGAAACATTATCATTGCCCGATCAAAGTGCTATCTTAGAAATTAAATCATCGAATAAGGGTTTATTAATACCTAGATTATCTGAGGCACAAAGAAACGCATTATCACCCGTTCGGGGACTATTGTTGTATAATACGACATCAAATAAAATAAACTATTGGAATGGTTCTATGTGGTACGAAGTTTTAACTGCTCCACCTACAATTGGCGCTATAAGTGGAAATACTAATGTGTGTGCTGGTACAACGCAAAACTATAGTATATCACCAGTATCAGGTGCAACAAGCTATACGTGGACAGTCCCCTCAGGATGGACAATCAATAGTGGGCAAGGGACGACGTCTATTAATGTAACTGTTGGAACCTCGTCAGGGAGTGTGAGTGTTTTTGCAAGTAATGGATGTGGAAATAGTACAACACAAACATTAGCAATTACTGTAAATACTATTCCTAATGCACCTGTTGCTCAAGCCGCTTCAAATGTAGCAGATTATTCATTTACTGCAAATTGGTCTTCAGTATCTAACGCAACTACCTATTATTTAGATGTTAGCACAGATGATTTTAGTACTTTTGTCGCTGGATACAACAATTTAAATGTTGGGAATGTTACATCATATAATGTAACAGGATTAGAATGCTGGACAGTATATTTTTATAGAGTTAGAGCAGGAAATGCCTGTGGAATTAGTGATAATAGTAATGAAAAAGATATTAAAACAACTTCTTGCAAATAGTTTTATGATATGTTACATGCTTATTTTTGCTAAATTTTTTCGAAAATCAATGTTTTCGATACATCATTAAATTCAACTTTTAATAAATAAAAACCGCTTGGCATGGGGCTAATATCGAATAAAAATTGATAATTATTTTTGTCGATGTATTCGTTAGCTACGTTTGTAATAAATTTTCCTTCGAGTGTTAATATATCGAGTTTTAGATTTCCAGCCTGCCGCGATTTAATGTCGATGGTTGCCATGCCGTAGTTGGGGTTAGGATAGAGTTGAATGTACGGAATATCGTTTTTATTGTCTGCCATATGCAACGGATTATTAAGAAATACGGGTTGTGTCCATGCATACGTATTGCTCATGCCCAATATGCCTTCGTTAATAAGCTCAATTCTTACATATGAGTGGCTTTGTAAAATAAACGATGCCGATGATCCGTTAACTTCTTGTAAAACCTGATGACCTGGACCCCAAAATTTAATTTTGTTAGCATTCGACGATGAAATGTTAATACTTTTGTAGGTTCCATAGTCGTTAACTTGGTATTCTGTAATTTCTACCCCAGTAGAAGCATAGAATTTTCCATTGAGTAAAGCATTATATACCGCTTCTTTGGTAAGTGTATCTAACCATATCATATTCCATCCCTTGTTAAACTCTAAGGCTTCACTAACGGATGGATGAAAATCGTCGGTAGCACTTCCCCATACCACTTTACCGGCTGTAAGTACGGCGTCCCAAATGCTTTTATCGTCGTGTGTTTGAACGGTTTCGGTGCCGGTATTCCAAATTTCGAGCATATGGGGTCCGTTTTGAAAAGAGATAATTTCTGGAGCACCTACTTCCCAATTATCGTCGGTAAATGGACCTGGGAAATAATGGTTTAGCTGAATAAGCCCGCCTTGAGCAATAACCGAATCGATGGCTTGTTGGCAGGTAAAATTTTCGTCGGGCATAATATTTTTCGATAAGAAAAATCCGTTCATGTGTCGTTTAAATGTTATCTCTTCGCTTGGAATACATAATACACCAGGCACATATACGCTATCGGTTAAGAAATTATGATCGGTAATGAACATTATTTCGTATCCCTTATCTTTATATTTATTTACCAAGTCAACCGGACTATATCCACCATCACTGTTTGTTGTATGGCAGTGCATTTGGGCTTTGTAATATCGCCCTTGTCCATTAACTAATAATTGAAAGGTTGTAAAAATTAAAACGAAAAATAATTTTGTCTTCATCTTTTTTTTTTCTAAAAGTATAAGTGTTTTATTAACAGTATGTTATTCTATCTTAAAGAGATTATTAAGAATTAACCATCAATATTAAGTTAATATTATTGGTAAGCAATTTTAGAACTATTGTAAAAACCCAAGTACCATGAATAAACAAATTCAACCAGACGAATCAAAATAGTAATATTTTTAGATTAAAAATAAGTAATTCAAATAATCCTACACCCACCGTCGTACCGAGCCTGTCGAGGTATAATCATACGCAAAACTAAATGAGCATTGGGGTCATTCTTCGTCAAGCTCAGAATGACGAGGAGTACGACAAGCTCAGAAAGACCAGCCATTCAAAACGCTCAAAATGACGGGAAATTCGATAGGTTCAGAATGATCTTTAATTCGATTATTTTTTGTAGGTAACTTCAATTTATTAAAGTAATTTTTGCGATGAAGGTGCTTTAAAACGATAACCTAATGATATTTCGTGATAAGAACTAGGAACATACATTTTTAAAAAGCTATTAAAACCATAACTGTATGAAAAAGAAAACGGTTGATAAATGATTCCGGCTGAAATGCCAAATTCTTTATATGATGCATACGATATGCCTAAAGAATATTTTTCGTCGTATATGGCGGTTGTACTAAAATCGATATATACTTTTTGATATGAGTTTTTTGAAAATAAAATTGAAGGTTGAATCTCTATATTGTCCGAAACTTTAATTCTGTATGTGCCATGTAAAGTAAAGTATCGCGATATTTTATTTTGTTCATCGTCGTTTAAAGTAAGTTTGTAATTATTTTGCAGTACATTTAAAACACTTAATCCAATATGAGCAACGCTATTATATAAAACTACACCGGTATTAAAATTAGGAACAATTGAACTTTCTTTAGAATACGACAATGCAGGGTCGTTAACATCGGTAGGTGTATAATTGGTTTGGTTTAATGAAAATTGATTGATGCTGAGGCCTAATCCGGCAGCAAAGTTAAGCTCATCGTTTAATTTAGCACGATATGCATAATTTAAACGTAACGAAAAATTATTCATATTCCCCCAACGGTTATTCAACAAACTGACTCCCCAGCCGGCTTGTTGATTGGTTCCGTTAGCAACAATTCCTTGAGTATAAGGGTGATTTTTTACATTTATCCATTGCTGATGCGTAAATAAATGTATAGAAGTATATTCGTAAAGATAAATGCACGATGGGTTTATAATAGAATAATTGTTTGTATAGAAACGGTTGGGCATAATATTTTGACCGTTTACATTTAATGCTGCCAATAAGGTTATGGCTAAAAATATCTTGTTCATAATAGTTTGTTTTAATAAATAATATCTAAGGTTCCGCTAAAAGGTTCTTTATCGCTTAGTTTTAAATCGATGATATAAAAATAGGAGCCCATAGGTAATTTTTTGCCATTGAGAGTTCCATCCCATGGTTCATAAACACCTGTATTTTCGTAAAGTTTTTTTCCACTGTTATCAAAAACAATAACCGTTGGGTTGTTATACATTTCAATAAATTTTATTTCCCACGTGTCGTTTATACCATCCGCATTGGGAGTGAAAACATTGGGAATATCGAGGCAAAAATCATAGATAGATTCTAATTGTATGTTTTCAACTTTGCTGCAATTATGATTATCTGTAATAGTAACTTGATATTGTCCTAAGTGCAAATTACTTATTAAGGTATCGGTTTTTTGGTTCGACCAAAGTAAACTATAAGGTGGTGTTCCGCCCCATGTACGCAATACAATAGAACCATCATTTTTGCCATTGCAGGTCTCTTTATTTATAATGGCTAATGTAACCAATGAGTCGGGCTGTTGTATATTATATGTTTGTAGTTTGGTGCATTGATGTTGGTCTGTAATAGTTATAGTGTAAGTATTTGCTTGAAGCTGATTTATAGAATGATTGGTAGAACCATTATTCCACTGATAATTATAAGGCAAAGTTCCACCTGTAACGTTTAATTCAATAGCACCATCGGCATTACCATAACATGAAACATTGGTTATGCTTGCTTCCACATGAATAGAATCGGGTTGGTTTACAAAAATAGAAAACATTCGTAAACATTGATTTTGATCCATGACGGTTAAGACATATTCATTGGCTTCGAGGTTTTGTAAGTTTAATTCTGTAGGTCCATGCAACCAAAAATGAGTAAAAGGTGCAGTACCCTGTGTAATGGTTACTTCAATGGAACCATTGTTACCACCAAAACAACTTACATGGTTAACCGTTGACTGAATTTCTATGCCTTGTATGTAATTAACAGTTAAAATGGTTGGTGTGCTTATGCATCCACGAGTTGTATCTTTTTGTACAATATAATACTGATAGGTCCCTGGTAGTTGCTCTTGTAGGTATAATGTATCGCCTTGATTAACAAGAGTTGTTAAGTTTTGATCAGCATACCAAAATAGGGGATATGTACCTTGAGCGACAATGGGTTGTAAAACTTGCCCGGTACATACCGTAATATTGTTTTGCTGAATAATAGGAGAAGCTAAACGCGATACCGAATATTGTGCTATTGATGGATTGCTTTCACAGCCGGTAATATTGTCGGTTTGAACAACATAATAGCTAAAAACACCTTCTTGCGAGGTATTGGGCGAAATGCTGTTTCCTACTGCAAAAACATTGGTTAAAAGACTATCGGTGTACCAGCGAATGATTGAATTTGTATTGCCAGTAGCTGTTATATTTTGAGCTTGTTCGCCTAAACAATAGCTCAAATTATTGGGACTAATAATAGGAGCATTGGGCGACTGGTAAACCGTAACGGTGGCACTATCGTGATAGGTTGTAACCGGTTTATAAAAATATGCATCAAAAATAAGTCCTCCGTTTACATAGTGAAGTGTAGTATTACCAAAAGTACTGCTGTTATTGGCGGGTAAGGTTATTACGGTAGCCACACCTGGCTGGTTTTCGGAGTCATCTACACAATTATCATTGCCATCCATTGAATCGTAGTCCCAAACCCAAAGAAAATAGGGTGGGTTATTGAGTTGAATATTAAATCCCCATGAATAAGGTGGGTTTTGATCGTTTATGTAATTGCTTTCTGTTGTAAAAACGGTATTATCGTTAACATCTTTGATAATAATATATGGATCTTGTGCTCCACCGAAGGGATCGTTGCAGTTTACTTGCGTAACAAGTATGCCTGTAAGATAAAAACCTACTGTGTCGATGGTACAATCGTAGTGTATCGTATAGGTGCCAGGTTGAGAATAATTTGCAGTCGGGTTTTCAAGAGTTGACGTTTGTCCGTTGCCAAAATTCCATTGATAACTAAATCCGGTGGTTAAAAACGGATTAGGCGAAAAATTATTTGAAGGATGATTGTTCTGAATATTCAATTGGAGGGTATTGCAGCCAGTACTTTGTTGAATAGTGAAATGCGTTTGAGCATAAACAACATCTATCAAAATAAAACTTAATAATAAAGATAAAATGTTTTTCATATTATTCATATTTAATTAGAGTTCTACTAATTATGTTTTTATTAGTATTGATAAATAAATTATAAGTCCCTGGTGCTAAATTTTCCGGAATCATCAATTGTAAATATTCTAAATCGTGCAATCCTAATATAACTTTTTTATTAAAAACAACTTTCCCATTTATGTCGATGAGTTCTAGTTGAGCATCCTCAATATTTTTAGAATATAATTGTAAATTTATGATTTGTTTAAATGG from Bacteroidales bacterium includes the following:
- a CDS encoding CehA/McbA family metallohydrolase, whose product is MKTKLFFVLIFTTFQLLVNGQGRYYKAQMHCHTTNSDGGYSPVDLVNKYKDKGYEIMFITDHNFLTDSVYVPGVLCIPSEEITFKRHMNGFFLSKNIMPDENFTCQQAIDSVIAQGGLIQLNHYFPGPFTDDNWEVGAPEIISFQNGPHMLEIWNTGTETVQTHDDKSIWDAVLTAGKVVWGSATDDFHPSVSEALEFNKGWNMIWLDTLTKEAVYNALLNGKFYASTGVEITEYQVNDYGTYKSINISSSNANKIKFWGPGHQVLQEVNGSSASFILQSHSYVRIELINEGILGMSNTYAWTQPVFLNNPLHMADNKNDIPYIQLYPNPNYGMATIDIKSRQAGNLKLDILTLEGKFITNVANEYIDKNNYQFLFDISPMPSGFYLLKVEFNDVSKTLIFEKI
- a CDS encoding PorP/SprF family type IX secretion system membrane protein, whose product is MNKIFLAITLLAALNVNGQNIMPNRFYTNNYSIINPSCIYLYEYTSIHLFTHQQWINVKNHPYTQGIVANGTNQQAGWGVSLLNNRWGNMNNFSLRLNYAYRAKLNDELNFAAGLGLSINQFSLNQTNYTPTDVNDPALSYSKESSIVPNFNTGVVLYNSVAHIGLSVLNVLQNNYKLTLNDDEQNKISRYFTLHGTYRIKVSDNIEIQPSILFSKNSYQKVYIDFSTTAIYDEKYSLGISYASYKEFGISAGIIYQPFSFSYSYGFNSFLKMYVPSSYHEISLGYRFKAPSSQKLL
- a CDS encoding gliding motility-associated C-terminal domain-containing protein is translated as MKNILSLLLSFILIDVVYAQTHFTIQQSTGCNTLQLNIQNNHPSNNFSPNPFLTTGFSYQWNFGNGQTSTLENPTANYSQPGTYTIHYDCTIDTVGFYLTGILVTQVNCNDPFGGAQDPYIIIKDVNDNTVFTTESNYINDQNPPYSWGFNIQLNNPPYFLWVWDYDSMDGNDNCVDDSENQPGVATVITLPANNSSTFGNTTLHYVNGGLIFDAYFYKPVTTYHDSATVTVYQSPNAPIISPNNLSYCLGEQAQNITATGNTNSIIRWYTDSLLTNVFAVGNSISPNTSQEGVFSYYVVQTDNITGCESNPSIAQYSVSRLASPIIQQNNITVCTGQVLQPIVAQGTYPLFWYADQNLTTLVNQGDTLYLQEQLPGTYQYYIVQKDTTRGCISTPTILTVNYIQGIEIQSTVNHVSCFGGNNGSIEVTITQGTAPFTHFWLHGPTELNLQNLEANEYVLTVMDQNQCLRMFSIFVNQPDSIHVEASITNVSCYGNADGAIELNVTGGTLPYNYQWNNGSTNHSINQLQANTYTITITDQHQCTKLQTYNIQQPDSLVTLAIINKETCNGKNDGSIVLRTWGGTPPYSLLWSNQKTDTLISNLHLGQYQVTITDNHNCSKVENIQLESIYDFCLDIPNVFTPNADGINDTWEIKFIEMYNNPTVIVFDNSGKKLYENTGVYEPWDGTLNGKKLPMGSYFYIIDLKLSDKEPFSGTLDIIY